TATCGCCGGGACGCCGATGAAATGCTTGGGCGTCTCCCAGTAGATGTTTAGGTCGCTGAATATGGACTGGCCGCCTCTGGCGACGGCCTGCTGCGCATATTCGTATACGAGTATCTGCGCGAGCTGGTGCATCCTCTTGTCGTCCAGGTTCACGAGGAAGGGGGACAGGAACACGTTGAATGCGTCCCATCCTATCGCTCCGGCATAGTGGCCCTGCAACGCGGCGGAGAATTTGATGATCTGCTCTATGAGCACCTCCGGATGTTTTGCGGGCTTCGCGATAGACATCGCATTGGGAAGGTTCAGTCCGAACTTCTTTACATACTCTATAGATTGGCCGCTGCAGTACGGACGGTCGACCATACCGAGGTCGTGCAAATGAATGAGCCCGGACATATGGGCGTCTGCAACATCGGGAGAAAACACTTCAAGGAGTGCGAACTCTTTTTTTATGTTCTCCGCCAGCGTAAGGTTGGTCGCTTCCGGGCCATGGGGCACGTTGGCGTTCTCTCTGTTGGGAGACATGATGATCTCCCTCGCATCATATATCGGCACACCCAGGCGAGTATGTTGCTTCCTGATGTCCTCGAGGCCGTGTTCCATGAGCTTGGCGTTGGTGAGCTCTCTGATCAGAGGTGCGGTGATATAGCGGATGCCGATCTGCTTGACCATACGGTCGACGTCGTTCGCTATGAGCATGGCATTGAGTTCGGTAATGTCCGTCTCTTTGAGGAGAGCGTCATAAATCCTTTTTTTGTCCCACTTTTTAAGATTATCGTCAGAAGACCTGACGAAGAGGCCTATATCCGTGGACTCGGATCCGCCCTTAATGATATTGTCTGATTCCGTGTACATCTTTCCTATCCCCTCTCTTTCGGCTGACCATACGGCTTGGTCTTGGTCGATATAAAGTATTTTTTGAACTATAACTGGTAAAAGATTGACGACTGTTTATTACCATATTTGTTACCAATATTGTTATCATTTAAATGGCCAGATGTTTAGAATATGTATTAATGATACATATTGCATCAATGTGGACATCTGAATAAAACCGTGCCCGAGATGGCACGCGCATTCTTCAAAAAAGCCGAGAGGAGATCATCTCCCAACAGTAAGTTTAAGTTACCAGATTTGTTACCAATCTTTATGTTCAATCCTGAGAAAGACTTCTTCAGAATACTGCTGGGATGTCTCGGGAAAGATGGCAAATCGATAAGTGCCTTGTCCAAGGACCTGGAGGCGCTGGGTTTCAAGCACCATCGACTCATTCTCACAGGTTACCTCAGGGCCCTTGCCGACATGAACGTTGTAAGAGAACGGTCCGTGCCTCCATCGAAGATCTATCAGATCATAAAAACGCCGTCCAACAACATATATGAGTCGGTCGGGCGGTCATGCAAGAAGAAATATCCCGGAAACGACGACATCATAGTGTACATGCTGTGCCAACTGCTCAAACGTCCCGTCTTCGAATCGGAACTGCGTCTGGCCGGGGCAACGAACCATAACGGCCGCCTCGCCCAGCAACAAGAAATTACAGAATGCAGAAAACTGCTGAAACGGTCAGGAAATATCGTTCCCACGCAAGATGCATTCTATCCCCGCTCCGACTACCCCAACGAGATGTCGGAGATACTTTCGGACATATTGGTCGACTCGACGGACTCTTCGCACCTGGTGCTTGTGACCAAACAGATGCGCCTCATATGAGAACAATATCCTTTTATCAACGATGGTTCATCATCGACCCATGTCGCTGGATGAACTTGTGGGTGCAATACGCACCTTTCCGGGCGTAACCAGGAAACGTCCGATCCACGAAATAGTAGATCTTCTGCCCCTGAAAGAATTCCCTGAGGTTTTCGCCGCCGAGGGCGAGGACGCGGCTGCGATAGATTACGGGGACGACTATCTCCTGTTTGCCGCCGACGGCATAATGAGTACGCTCGTCAGGTCCGATCCGTTCTACGCCGGATATTTTGCTGTACTCGTTAACGTCAACGATATAGCGGCCATGGGCGGAAAGTCGATCGCGATGGTCGATGTAATATCCATGAAGAGCTCGAAGGTCTGCAATCAGATACTCCGCGGCATGGAGGCGGGCATCAAGAAGTTCAATGTCCCCATCGTCGGGGGGCATACCCATCCCGACAGCGATTTCGATTCCATCGAGATCTCCATAGTCGGCTCGGTACCCAAAGACGATATAATCTTAAGCTCCACCGCCGCGGCGGGTGACGATATCGTGTTCGTCATCGACCTCGACGGATCCTATCCTAAGAACCTCCCCTATGCATGGGACACCACGACCCTGAAGTCAGATGCGGAGGTCCAAAAACAGATGGCCGTCCTTCCGAAGCTTGCGGCCGAGCACCTCGTGAACGCAGGCAAGGACATGAGCAACCCCGGGAGCATAGGGACATTGGGAATGATGCTCGAGGTCTCGTCTATCGGAGGGACCGTAGATGTTTCTAAAATCCCGATACCGGACAAGGTCGACCTCGTACAATGGTGTCTTTCTTACCAGGGATTCGGTTTTGTGTTCTCGTGCCCGCCTAAGAATTCCGCGAGGGTCATCGAACTCTTCGAATCCGTGGGGGTCGCCGGCGCCGTAGTCGGCAGCGTAGACAGCTCCAGGGAGCTGAAGCTCACAATGGGCGGAGAGACCAGGGTGCTTTTCGACTTCTCCAAAGATATAATAACTGGGTGCCACCCGAAAGACGGAAAATAAAAGAACAAGTGTTTGGCCACATAGGTTGACCCCGCATCCCGAATCAAGAGCCCCGCACCGTTCCTCGGCCCTGCAATCCCGCAAACGTCAGTAGCTCAGGGTAAGGCTGCTCCCGTCAGGACCTGACCCGGTTCCCCCGATTAGTGCGCTTCCGCGACCCTCCGGCCGCTTCGGACGCATGCTCCGACTCTGCAGGACAAGACCTCATTGTCCCAATACGGGCTTGAATGTTCAACGGGGCCGTCCCATGCTGTCACCCCAGCATATCGACGATTTCAGGTATAGGGCACGCCGAACTCCCCGGTCAAGCCAAACAGTCCACTAACGAGCGACCAGATATTTAACCGCTTGTCACATCTGAAGTATATTTCATTGCTCGTTGTATTTTTTATTCGAGCCTTTGAATTTATCTGCAGGATATTTGTTACCATTCTTGTAGATCTTATCTACCAATGCCGATGCCAGGTCGATGTTGTTCATCTGTGCGAACCTCAGTACGAAATAGAGCACGTCCGCCAGTTCATCGCGGACGGCGTCCCTGCTCTCCATATTCTCGAAGATCTCTTTGCACTCGGACGCGTCTTTGAACCTGAAAATGTCAAGAAGTTCCGAGGCTTCGGTAGATATGCCGATCGCAAGGTCCTTGGGGTTGTGGAATTTATCCCAGTCTCTGTCCTCGCAGAATAAACGTACGATCGTTTTCAGTTCGTCCACCGTCGCTGTGAAGTCCCGCATGACAGCCCATATGCGGTGACGTGTTTACATTTATTCCCTGTATCCAGACGGCATTTTGAATATATCTTATCAATAATGTTAAATACCGTGCTATGTGTTAGCACGTAACTCGGAGATAATTAAATGTTCGGAATAACCGACCCATACATCTGGGGAGCCTATGCGGCATGCTTCCTGACAACAGCATTCTGCATAATTTTTGGCCTCATCAAAGGAAAAGCGGGGACCGGAGAAGAGGAGGATGACGCCGATGACTGATGGCGTAAATCTTGTCATCTTCGGTGCCATGGCCTTGGTTTTTGCGATCGCCACCGCGATCTTGGGCTATTACGGATATAAAAACACCCGCAACAGCGAGCAGTTCATGCTCGGGCGGAACAAGACGAGCCCCGTGATAATCGCGCTGTCGTACGGCGCCACTTTCCTGAGCGCATCGGCGATAATAGGGTTCGGCGGACAGGCGGCCGTGCACGGGATGTCCATACTATGGCTGTGCTTCCTGAACCTGTTCATCGGTCTCGTGGTAGCTTTCGTCGTCTTCGGCCCGAGGACCCGCAAGCTGGGAACCAAGCTCGGGGCATCCACGTTCGCCGACCTGCTCGGCAAAATATACAAATCGAAAGGGATACGCGCATTCACCGCGATACTGATCATAGTTATGATGCCGATCTATTGCGCGGCGGTGCTGAAGGGCGCAGTCAACTCGCTTTCCGTCATCACAGGCCTCACGCAGTACTACGACGTAGTATTGGTGGTATTGGCCCTGGTGGTCGCACTGTATGTGGTGTATGGCGGGATAATCGCCGTGATGTACAACGATGCGTTGCAGGCGGCGATAATGTTCATCGGAATGGCCGTCATTCTGATCTTCACTTACGTTATGTTCGGCGGGGTCACGTCGGCCAACGGACAGCTTACGAACCTGTGGGATGCCGGCATAGTAGAACAGCTGGGCACACTGGAGGGCGCCAGAGGATGGACGAGCTTCTCGGAGTTCGGCAGCTCCGAATGGATGCTTGTGGTGACCACGTTCCTGATGGGCGTGGGCATAGGGTCCCTGACCCAACCGCAGCTGGTCGTCAGATTCATGTCCGCCAAGGACGATAAGACGCTTTACAAATCTTTGATAATCGGCAGCATTTTCATGCTTGTAGTCGTGGGGTCGGCATACACGGTCGGCCCTCTGAGCAACATCTACTTTGCCAACGAGTACGGGATGGGCTCTTTCGAGTACATAAAAAGTCTGGGGCTCGGGACGGACTTCATCATACCGCAGTTCCTCTCCGAAATATTCAGTAACACCACGTTCGGCGATGTGTTCATCTCGCTGTTCCTTCTCGCCCTGATAAGCGCGGCGATCTCCACCTTGAGCGCGCTGATGCACACCATAGGGGTGGCCGGGGGCTACGACATGTTCACCCTGGTAAGGAACCGCATAACGGGAGAGGACAGGGATTCGCAGTCCATCAGGGTGAACAGGATATTCACCATGATCATGCTGATCGTGGTGGTGGTATACTGTTACGCTATGCCTAAAGATATCATAGCCAAGGCGACTTCGGTGTTCATGGGGCTCACGGCCGCCGCGCTGCTTCCGGCGTTCGCGCATGCCTTGTATTCCAAGGCCCCGAACACCAAGGCGGCGATAGCGAGCATGGCGTCCGGAACCGTGACTTACATGATCTGGGCCCTGTTCGTCAATGCGGGAACGGCGAGCTTTTTACCCATATGCAAGATGCTCACCGGAAGCGCCGTGCTGTTCCCGGGCACATTTATGTCGGAGATAGACGCGATGATAATAGCGTTGCCGATATCCATCATTGCGATGCTCGTTGTGCTGCTGGCTAACAGAAAAACGGTCAGATCCGGAGCGGAGGCCTCAGACCTCTAATTCCCAGAAACCCTTTATATCCACCTTTATGGAATTGGCAGTGTCCTCCAGATGCTTCAGGTCGTCTTCGTCGAGGGAGAAGTCCAGGGCGGAGACGATTCCGCCTATGTGCGAGGAGCGGGTGACGCCCACGATGGGTATCGCACCGCGCCCTATGCTCCAAGCGATGGCGATCTGCGAATCTGATACGTTGTAGCTGTCGGCCAGCTTTTCCATCTCCGTCTTCAGGGGAGAGAGCGCATTCATGACCTGCAGATTGTAAATGCGTCCGCGATATGTGCCGGCGTCGAAAAGCGATGCACTGGAATATCTCCTGGTGAGCGCGCCCTGCTCCAGTACCATGTATGTGAAGAAAAGCGCGTTGTTGTTTCTGCACCAATCGATTATCCCTTCGTCCCTCTCCTCGTGGCTGATGATGCTGTAGTGATTCTGAACGTACGCAAGGGAATGACCGGCCTTTTCCAGTATCTCCTGGGCCTGGACGATCTCGTCGAGATTATGGTTCGATACCCCTACGTTCTTGACGATGCCTTCGTCAAGGAGAGGGATTAGCTCAGCGGTCCATTTTTTCACATCGGCAGGCGTCTGGATACCATAGAATTCGATGGCGTTCGTTCCGATCGCCTCCATGCTGTTCATGGCCGACCTGCGCATCGCTTTCTTGGTCTGGAAGCCTGATGGAACGAACTTTGTGGAGAATTTTACGGATTTGTTCGACCTGCTGGCGTAGCCCAGTGCGGTCTCGCCCGTGCCGAAAGCGGGAGAAGTATCGAACAGATTGATGCCTTGGACCACGGCCTGTCTGAATATGTAGCTCAGCTCGTTGGCGGAAATGCTGCTGCCGTACATCTGACCGCCGCCGTTGATGCCGCCGCCCCATGCCGCGGTGCCTATGCCC
The DNA window shown above is from Methanomassiliicoccaceae archaeon and carries:
- a CDS encoding methanogenesis marker 2 protein; the encoded protein is MSLDELVGAIRTFPGVTRKRPIHEIVDLLPLKEFPEVFAAEGEDAAAIDYGDDYLLFAADGIMSTLVRSDPFYAGYFAVLVNVNDIAAMGGKSIAMVDVISMKSSKVCNQILRGMEAGIKKFNVPIVGGHTHPDSDFDSIEISIVGSVPKDDIILSSTAAAGDDIVFVIDLDGSYPKNLPYAWDTTTLKSDAEVQKQMAVLPKLAAEHLVNAGKDMSNPGSIGTLGMMLEVSSIGGTVDVSKIPIPDKVDLVQWCLSYQGFGFVFSCPPKNSARVIELFESVGVAGAVVGSVDSSRELKLTMGGETRVLFDFSKDIITGCHPKDGK
- a CDS encoding nucleotide pyrophosphohydrolase; the encoded protein is MRDFTATVDELKTIVRLFCEDRDWDKFHNPKDLAIGISTEASELLDIFRFKDASECKEIFENMESRDAVRDELADVLYFVLRFAQMNNIDLASALVDKIYKNGNKYPADKFKGSNKKYNEQ
- a CDS encoding heme exporter protein CcmD; translated protein: MFGITDPYIWGAYAACFLTTAFCIIFGLIKGKAGTGEEEDDADD
- a CDS encoding sodium:solute symporter family protein, translating into MTDGVNLVIFGAMALVFAIATAILGYYGYKNTRNSEQFMLGRNKTSPVIIALSYGATFLSASAIIGFGGQAAVHGMSILWLCFLNLFIGLVVAFVVFGPRTRKLGTKLGASTFADLLGKIYKSKGIRAFTAILIIVMMPIYCAAVLKGAVNSLSVITGLTQYYDVVLVVLALVVALYVVYGGIIAVMYNDALQAAIMFIGMAVILIFTYVMFGGVTSANGQLTNLWDAGIVEQLGTLEGARGWTSFSEFGSSEWMLVVTTFLMGVGIGSLTQPQLVVRFMSAKDDKTLYKSLIIGSIFMLVVVGSAYTVGPLSNIYFANEYGMGSFEYIKSLGLGTDFIIPQFLSEIFSNTTFGDVFISLFLLALISAAISTLSALMHTIGVAGGYDMFTLVRNRITGEDRDSQSIRVNRIFTMIMLIVVVVYCYAMPKDIIAKATSVFMGLTAAALLPAFAHALYSKAPNTKAAIASMASGTVTYMIWALFVNAGTASFLPICKMLTGSAVLFPGTFMSEIDAMIIALPISIIAMLVVLLANRKTVRSGAEASDL
- a CDS encoding aldo/keto reductase; amino-acid sequence: MNSIRFRGMDISPVGIGTAAWGGGINGGGQMYGSSISANELSYIFRQAVVQGINLFDTSPAFGTGETALGYASRSNKSVKFSTKFVPSGFQTKKAMRRSAMNSMEAIGTNAIEFYGIQTPADVKKWTAELIPLLDEGIVKNVGVSNHNLDEIVQAQEILEKAGHSLAYVQNHYSIISHEERDEGIIDWCRNNNALFFTYMVLEQGALTRRYSSASLFDAGTYRGRIYNLQVMNALSPLKTEMEKLADSYNVSDSQIAIAWSIGRGAIPIVGVTRSSHIGGIVSALDFSLDEDDLKHLEDTANSIKVDIKGFWELEV